A stretch of the Desulfobacter sp. genome encodes the following:
- a CDS encoding NADH-quinone oxidoreductase subunit H has translation MIESVILWFLAILTAPFFSAVILKIKAFFGGKKGPPLLINYYTLIKLFKKGSVYSHSTTLVFKLGPIISLSTAVVVLLFLPIAGHAPVFSFKGDILFLLYVMGLGRFFTIAAAMDTASPFEGMGAAREAYFPIICEAAMFMILIFFYRLTGELQLSAYFAGENTMALWNTAGAPLLFIVISFFIILLTENSRVPVDDPATHLELTMIHEGIVLDHSGPDFALIELGSFCKLFFYSTLISRLILPFSSEISGLGFCLYIAGLFIVYIGVGVTESVIARYRMDKVPQFVLTSFALAFFATIISMEFIK, from the coding sequence ATGATTGAATCCGTTATTCTCTGGTTTCTTGCAATTTTAACAGCGCCTTTTTTCTCTGCTGTTATCCTCAAGATCAAGGCTTTTTTCGGAGGGAAAAAAGGACCGCCACTGCTGATCAATTATTACACTTTGATCAAGCTGTTTAAAAAGGGGTCTGTTTATAGTCACAGCACCACCCTTGTTTTTAAGCTGGGTCCCATCATTTCCTTGAGCACGGCTGTTGTTGTGCTATTGTTTCTGCCCATTGCAGGCCATGCCCCTGTGTTTTCGTTTAAGGGAGATATCCTTTTTCTCCTTTACGTCATGGGGCTGGGGCGGTTTTTCACCATTGCCGCAGCCATGGACACGGCCTCTCCCTTTGAAGGCATGGGCGCGGCAAGGGAGGCGTATTTTCCCATTATCTGCGAAGCTGCCATGTTCATGATTCTGATATTTTTCTACCGGCTGACCGGTGAACTTCAGCTGTCCGCCTATTTTGCCGGGGAAAATACCATGGCGCTGTGGAATACTGCCGGCGCCCCTCTGCTCTTTATCGTGATATCCTTTTTTATTATTCTTCTGACGGAAAATTCCCGGGTTCCGGTTGATGATCCTGCCACCCATCTTGAGCTGACCATGATTCATGAGGGCATAGTGCTGGATCACTCAGGACCTGATTTTGCGCTTATTGAGCTGGGTTCTTTTTGCAAGTTGTTCTTTTATTCAACCCTTATCTCACGGCTGATTTTACCCTTTTCTTCGGAAATTTCAGGACTTGGGTTCTGTCTTTATATTGCCGGGCTTTTTATTGTCTACATTGGTGTGGGGGTAACCGAGTCGGTGATTGCCCGCTACAGAATGGATAAAGTGCCCCAATTTGTTTTGACCTCCTTTGCCCTGGCCTTTTTTGCAACCATTATCAGTATGGAGTTTATCAAATGA